A stretch of Henckelia pumila isolate YLH828 chromosome 4, ASM3356847v2, whole genome shotgun sequence DNA encodes these proteins:
- the LOC140861662 gene encoding uncharacterized protein: protein MAVNSQQFGANKSDFAPRQVNEVCGICTANGHETDMCPTLQEGSSEQVNAAGGFPWPPQRSYDPYSNTYNLGWKDHPNLRYGNPAMNQPAPSVNQPNNQAFRPQYPPQPQRPQIPMQGNESKLEALNSNSLPSQTVVNPKENVSAITLRSEKELKVSPEVVQEPIQNKDVEEFRLEENEIIPKDAPREDVQLDTAMLDLGASINVMSYYVYAFLNLGPLTETAIVIQMADRSTIFPRGVIEDVLVQVGNLIFPADFYVLDMKNNDLNSPTLLGRPFLKTSKSIIDVDNGTLTMKFDGEIVKFNIFDTLKIPSCDSVVNNIDVNDHLSHEHEKDVNEGKLKEVIAQPANNSIVKFLSLIFRWLEKLDMNHHEQKKHAFGPTTVKRGADWEATQFSRMPPPPHTKFQYDSSMMLSDVEEDSANT, encoded by the exons ATGGCTGttaattctcagcaatttggcgcAAACAAAAGTGATTTTGCACCCAGACAAGTcaatgag GTTTGTGGAATTTGCACTGCAAATGGACATGaaactgacatgtgtcccacgcTTCAAGAAGGATCTAGTGAGCAAGTTAATGCAGCAGGAGGATTTCCATGGCCACCACAGAGAAGTTATGATCCTTACTCGAACACATACAATCtgggttggaaggatcatccaaacctcAGATACGGAAATCCTGCAATGAATCAGCCTGCACCTTCAGTGAATCAACCAAATAATCAAGCATTCAGGCCACAGTATCCTCCACAACCACAACGTCCTCAAATTCCAATGCAAG gaaacgagagcaa GTTGGAGGCACTGAATTCTAACAGTCTGCCATCGCAGACAGTGGTGAATCCAAAGGAGAATGTGAGTGCAATCACATTGAGGAGTgaaaaagagttgaaagttAGTCCAGAAGTAGTGCAAGAACCAATTCAGAACAAAGATGTGGAGGAATTCAGACtggaagagaatgaaataaTTCCAAAGGatgcgccaagag AAGATGTTCAGCTTGACACAGCCatgctagatttaggagcatcgattaatgtTATGTCATACTATGTTTATGCTTTCTTAAATCTTGGGCCTTTGACTGAAACTGCAATCGTTATTCAAatggctgatagatctactaTTTTCCCTAGAGGAGTGATAGAGGATGTTCTTGTGCAAGTTGGTAATTTGATTTTTCCTGCTGATTTCTATgtgcttgatatgaaaaataatgatttgaatagCCCAACTTTGCTCgggagaccatttttgaaaacttcaaagTCTATCATAGATGTTGATAATGGTACTCTCACTATGAAATTTGATGGGGAAATtgttaagtttaatatttttgataccctaAAAATTCCTAGTTGTGACAGTGTTGTTAATAATATTGATGTCAATGATCACTTGTCACACGAACATGAGAAAGATGTGAATGAGGGAAAGTTGAAAGAAGTTATTGCACAACCTGCTAACAATTCTATTGTGAAATTTTTATCTCTGATTTTCAG gtggTTAGAAAAACTAGATATGAACCACCATGAGCAAAAGAAACATGCATTCGGGCCGACGACTGTAAAAAgaggcgctgactgggaggcaactcAGT tTTCCCGAATGCCGCCACCTCCGCATACAAAGTTCCAATATGATTCTTCCATGATGCTGTCAGACGTTGAAGAGGACAGTGCCAAcacttaa
- the LOC140865504 gene encoding uncharacterized protein isoform X1: protein MFKRSEKKIKVVFKMQFQVTQVPHMKQKGLMISLVPVDVGKPTVRLPKAPIAEGTCTWENPVYEAVKLVKEIKTGRIREKFYYLIVSTGSSKSGFLGEVSIDFADLAEANKQLKLTLPLQTSKSGAILHVTVQRIQGDPNSRYMEDDLSPMNESEECLNTEMNDCYSQGRRNIHSSESEGSSEATSREQNGSLGDAESDNNDYKAANGMIETSHDKLGPLKNQMKMLERKAEVAEMEAQSLRQQIIKESKKGQKISEQMVYLKQERDALKAECEQLKSSSKCKNVEDEPFYVQKESSNMRRSLENVKQELENEKCLNKKMKLQLQETEDSNSEFVLTLRDLNKELEQKNIKIAQLSSEITALQSAPGAFAAVPKKKMDPNEDMKALEYLVNNLRNDAEIQRLKQDIENLIFELEIQKKEKAEIQIDLERLKLDYECLETESKDIYSTLQENQKEKMEMQHQYTESLTMVKQLKLQVASLEEEVKSQELQYSGSLNAINELEIQVENLQKELENHAQAFEEDLDAVTQAKIMQEQRAIRAEEAFRKTRWNNANAAERLQEEFKRLSADMSLKIEENEKLAQISTAEANDLRHRNEILEDLLHKARDEHQIKSDEYERTLHDLQEQKKGTWVKENEGSEKIVASGRKEAEELVQENISLKSQIDQAKTKEENLHLEVKKLRKKNSEVKNNLLKVESEKENLKTEVSKLQIDLHNEKEERAALQNTIRSPVKAKNLVYNTAEEEESNTQTNLTDHLEQASAPAKDKNDRPVEETSKEGIDNLPTTGEPDAGHIKRGATHQTMLEQKSDNFSGSCDTSSLSSEVVSLREDNKSMEERLKEMHERYSEISLRFAEVEGERQQLVMTLRNLKNGKKN from the exons ATGTTCAAACGAAGCGAGAAAAAGATCAAAGTTGTCTTCAAGATGCAATTTCAAGTGACACAG GTTCCACATATGAAACAAAAAGGCCTTATGATTTCTCTGGTTCCAGTAGATGTCGGTAAGCCGACGGTGAGATTGCCGAAAGCTCCAATCGCTGAAGGAACCTGTACATGGGAAAATCCTGTTTATGAAGCGGTGAAATTAGTCAAAGAGATCAAAACAGGCAGAATTAGAGAGAAATTTTACTACTTGATTGTGTCAACT GGATCATCAAAATCAGGTTTTCTGGGAGAAGTCTCGATTGATTTTGCAGATCTAGCAGAAGCAAACAAACAGTTGAAGTTAACTTTGCCACTGCAGACTTCAAAATCTGGAGCAATTTTGCAC GTTACAGTTCAGAGGATTCAGGGAGATCCTAATTCAAG ATATATGGAAGATGATCTATCTCCAATGAATGAATCAGAAGAATGCTTAAATACGGAAATGAATGACTGCTATAGTCAAGGAAGGAGAAACATACATTCTTCTGAA AGTGAGGGCTCGAGTGAAGCAACAAGTCGTGAACAAAACGGAAGCTTGGGAGATGCCGAATCGGATAATAATGACTATAAAGCAGCAAACGGGATGATAGAAACTTCACATGATAAGTTGGGACCCTTGAAAAATCAAATGAAAATGTTAGAAAGGAAGGCAGAAGTTGCTGAAATGGAAGCACAGTCCCTTAGGCAGCAAATCATCAAGGAGAGCAAGAAAGGACAGAAAATATCTGAGCAGATGGTTTACCTTAAACAAGAGAGGGATGCACTTAAAGCAGAATGTGAACAACTCAAGTCCTCATCAAAATGTAAAAATGTGGAAGATGAACCATTTTATGTACAAAAAGAGAGTTCAAATATGAGAAGGTCGCTAGAAAATGTCAAGCAAGAGCTTGAGAATGAGAAGTGcttgaataaaaaaatgaagTTACAGTTGCAGGAGACAGAAGATTCAAATTCTGAATTTGTTCTTACCTTAAGGGATCTTAATAAAGAGTTGGAGCAGAAAAACATCAAAATCGCTCAACTTTCAAGTGAAATTACAGCCCTTCAAAGTGCACCGGGGGCCTTTGCAGCAGTTCCCAAAAAAAAGATGGATCCAAATGAAGATATGAAAGCCTTGGAATATCTGGTAAACAATCTCCGAAATGATGCTGAAATACAAAGGCTGAAGCAGGATATTGAAAACCTCATTTTTGAATTagaaatccaaaagaaagaaaaagcaGAGATTCAAATAGACTTAGAGAGGCTTAAGTTGGATTATGAATGTTTAGAGACGGAAAGCAAGGATATCTACTCCACATTACAGGAAAACCAGAAAGAAAAAATGGAAATGCAACACCAGTACACTGAATCTTTGACTATGGTGAAGCAGTTGAAGCTCCAGGTAGCAAGCTTGGAGGAAGAAGTCAAAAGCCAGGAACTTCAATACTCTGGATCTTTGAATGCAATTAATGAGCTTGAGATTCAGGTTGAGAACCTGCAAAAAGAACTGGAAAATCATGCACAAGCATTTGAAGAAGATTTGGATGCAGTAACTCAGGCAAAAATAATGCAGGAACAGAGAGCCATAAGAGCTGAGGAAGCCTTTAGGAAGACAAGATGGAATAATGCAAATGCAGCAGAGCGACTTCAGGAGGAATTCAAAAGGCTTTCTGCTGATATGTCGTTAAAAATCGAGGAGAATGAGAAGTTGGCGCAGATATCGACTGCAGAAGCCAATGATTTGAGACACAGGAATGAAATTCTCGAAGACCTGCTTCACAAAGCTAGGGATGAACATCAAATAAAAAGTGATGAGTATGAAAGAACACTTCATGACCTTCAAGAACAAAAGAAAGGGACGTGGGTAAAGGAAAACGAAGGTTCGGAGAAAATAGTGGCATCAGGGAGAAAGGAAGCAGAAGAACTTGTACAAGAAAATATTTCTTTAAAGTCTCAAATAGATCAGGCAAAGACAAAAGAAGAGAACTTGCATTTAGAAGTGAAAAAGCTGAGAAAGAAGAATAGTGAGGTGAAGAATAATTTATTGAAGGTTGAATCAGAGAAAGAAAACCTAAAGACAGAGGTCTCCAAACTACAGATTGACTTACATAATGAGAAG GAAGAGAGAGCAGCACTACAAAATACTATCAGGTCTCCAGTGAAGGCAAAGAATCTTGTGTATAATAccgcagaagaagaagagagcaACACACAGACAAACCTTACAGACCACTTAGAGCAG GCGAGTGCACCTGCCAAGGACAAAAATGATAGACCGGTTGAAGAAACAAGTAAGGAGGGTATAGACAACCTTCCAACAACAGGGGAACCGGACGCAGGACACATCAAAAG AGGAGCAACTCACCAAACAATGCTGGAACAGAAGAGTGACAACTTCAGTGGTAGTTGTGATACTTCCAGCTTGTCGAGTGAAGTAGTATCACTGAGGGAAGACAACAAAAGCATGGAAGAAAGGTTGAAAGAAATGCATGAGAGATATTCAGAAATAAGTCTCAGATTTGCAGAGGTAGAAGGTGAACGGCAACAACTTGTCATGACCCTTCGTAACCTGAAAAATGGAAAGAAAAACTAG
- the LOC140865504 gene encoding uncharacterized protein isoform X2, with amino-acid sequence MVPHMKQKGLMISLVPVDVGKPTVRLPKAPIAEGTCTWENPVYEAVKLVKEIKTGRIREKFYYLIVSTGSSKSGFLGEVSIDFADLAEANKQLKLTLPLQTSKSGAILHVTVQRIQGDPNSRYMEDDLSPMNESEECLNTEMNDCYSQGRRNIHSSESEGSSEATSREQNGSLGDAESDNNDYKAANGMIETSHDKLGPLKNQMKMLERKAEVAEMEAQSLRQQIIKESKKGQKISEQMVYLKQERDALKAECEQLKSSSKCKNVEDEPFYVQKESSNMRRSLENVKQELENEKCLNKKMKLQLQETEDSNSEFVLTLRDLNKELEQKNIKIAQLSSEITALQSAPGAFAAVPKKKMDPNEDMKALEYLVNNLRNDAEIQRLKQDIENLIFELEIQKKEKAEIQIDLERLKLDYECLETESKDIYSTLQENQKEKMEMQHQYTESLTMVKQLKLQVASLEEEVKSQELQYSGSLNAINELEIQVENLQKELENHAQAFEEDLDAVTQAKIMQEQRAIRAEEAFRKTRWNNANAAERLQEEFKRLSADMSLKIEENEKLAQISTAEANDLRHRNEILEDLLHKARDEHQIKSDEYERTLHDLQEQKKGTWVKENEGSEKIVASGRKEAEELVQENISLKSQIDQAKTKEENLHLEVKKLRKKNSEVKNNLLKVESEKENLKTEVSKLQIDLHNEKEERAALQNTIRSPVKAKNLVYNTAEEEESNTQTNLTDHLEQASAPAKDKNDRPVEETSKEGIDNLPTTGEPDAGHIKRGATHQTMLEQKSDNFSGSCDTSSLSSEVVSLREDNKSMEERLKEMHERYSEISLRFAEVEGERQQLVMTLRNLKNGKKN; translated from the exons ATG GTTCCACATATGAAACAAAAAGGCCTTATGATTTCTCTGGTTCCAGTAGATGTCGGTAAGCCGACGGTGAGATTGCCGAAAGCTCCAATCGCTGAAGGAACCTGTACATGGGAAAATCCTGTTTATGAAGCGGTGAAATTAGTCAAAGAGATCAAAACAGGCAGAATTAGAGAGAAATTTTACTACTTGATTGTGTCAACT GGATCATCAAAATCAGGTTTTCTGGGAGAAGTCTCGATTGATTTTGCAGATCTAGCAGAAGCAAACAAACAGTTGAAGTTAACTTTGCCACTGCAGACTTCAAAATCTGGAGCAATTTTGCAC GTTACAGTTCAGAGGATTCAGGGAGATCCTAATTCAAG ATATATGGAAGATGATCTATCTCCAATGAATGAATCAGAAGAATGCTTAAATACGGAAATGAATGACTGCTATAGTCAAGGAAGGAGAAACATACATTCTTCTGAA AGTGAGGGCTCGAGTGAAGCAACAAGTCGTGAACAAAACGGAAGCTTGGGAGATGCCGAATCGGATAATAATGACTATAAAGCAGCAAACGGGATGATAGAAACTTCACATGATAAGTTGGGACCCTTGAAAAATCAAATGAAAATGTTAGAAAGGAAGGCAGAAGTTGCTGAAATGGAAGCACAGTCCCTTAGGCAGCAAATCATCAAGGAGAGCAAGAAAGGACAGAAAATATCTGAGCAGATGGTTTACCTTAAACAAGAGAGGGATGCACTTAAAGCAGAATGTGAACAACTCAAGTCCTCATCAAAATGTAAAAATGTGGAAGATGAACCATTTTATGTACAAAAAGAGAGTTCAAATATGAGAAGGTCGCTAGAAAATGTCAAGCAAGAGCTTGAGAATGAGAAGTGcttgaataaaaaaatgaagTTACAGTTGCAGGAGACAGAAGATTCAAATTCTGAATTTGTTCTTACCTTAAGGGATCTTAATAAAGAGTTGGAGCAGAAAAACATCAAAATCGCTCAACTTTCAAGTGAAATTACAGCCCTTCAAAGTGCACCGGGGGCCTTTGCAGCAGTTCCCAAAAAAAAGATGGATCCAAATGAAGATATGAAAGCCTTGGAATATCTGGTAAACAATCTCCGAAATGATGCTGAAATACAAAGGCTGAAGCAGGATATTGAAAACCTCATTTTTGAATTagaaatccaaaagaaagaaaaagcaGAGATTCAAATAGACTTAGAGAGGCTTAAGTTGGATTATGAATGTTTAGAGACGGAAAGCAAGGATATCTACTCCACATTACAGGAAAACCAGAAAGAAAAAATGGAAATGCAACACCAGTACACTGAATCTTTGACTATGGTGAAGCAGTTGAAGCTCCAGGTAGCAAGCTTGGAGGAAGAAGTCAAAAGCCAGGAACTTCAATACTCTGGATCTTTGAATGCAATTAATGAGCTTGAGATTCAGGTTGAGAACCTGCAAAAAGAACTGGAAAATCATGCACAAGCATTTGAAGAAGATTTGGATGCAGTAACTCAGGCAAAAATAATGCAGGAACAGAGAGCCATAAGAGCTGAGGAAGCCTTTAGGAAGACAAGATGGAATAATGCAAATGCAGCAGAGCGACTTCAGGAGGAATTCAAAAGGCTTTCTGCTGATATGTCGTTAAAAATCGAGGAGAATGAGAAGTTGGCGCAGATATCGACTGCAGAAGCCAATGATTTGAGACACAGGAATGAAATTCTCGAAGACCTGCTTCACAAAGCTAGGGATGAACATCAAATAAAAAGTGATGAGTATGAAAGAACACTTCATGACCTTCAAGAACAAAAGAAAGGGACGTGGGTAAAGGAAAACGAAGGTTCGGAGAAAATAGTGGCATCAGGGAGAAAGGAAGCAGAAGAACTTGTACAAGAAAATATTTCTTTAAAGTCTCAAATAGATCAGGCAAAGACAAAAGAAGAGAACTTGCATTTAGAAGTGAAAAAGCTGAGAAAGAAGAATAGTGAGGTGAAGAATAATTTATTGAAGGTTGAATCAGAGAAAGAAAACCTAAAGACAGAGGTCTCCAAACTACAGATTGACTTACATAATGAGAAG GAAGAGAGAGCAGCACTACAAAATACTATCAGGTCTCCAGTGAAGGCAAAGAATCTTGTGTATAATAccgcagaagaagaagagagcaACACACAGACAAACCTTACAGACCACTTAGAGCAG GCGAGTGCACCTGCCAAGGACAAAAATGATAGACCGGTTGAAGAAACAAGTAAGGAGGGTATAGACAACCTTCCAACAACAGGGGAACCGGACGCAGGACACATCAAAAG AGGAGCAACTCACCAAACAATGCTGGAACAGAAGAGTGACAACTTCAGTGGTAGTTGTGATACTTCCAGCTTGTCGAGTGAAGTAGTATCACTGAGGGAAGACAACAAAAGCATGGAAGAAAGGTTGAAAGAAATGCATGAGAGATATTCAGAAATAAGTCTCAGATTTGCAGAGGTAGAAGGTGAACGGCAACAACTTGTCATGACCCTTCGTAACCTGAAAAATGGAAAGAAAAACTAG